From Haemorhous mexicanus isolate bHaeMex1 chromosome 1, bHaeMex1.pri, whole genome shotgun sequence, one genomic window encodes:
- the CHCHD7 gene encoding coiled-coil-helix-coiled-coil-helix domain-containing protein 7, producing MSRHAKKLRDHDINPCLAETDATTKCMNDNNYNKDMCTDYFLKYKNCRKFWHGIMMQRKRNGVKPEMPSAEERKKILESMGKPY from the exons ATGTCCAGGCATGCAAAAAAGCTTAGAGATCACGATATAAATCCATGTCTAGCG GAAACAGATGCCACTACAAAATGTATGAATGACAACAACTATAACAAGGATATGTGTACTGATTATTTTTTGAAGTacaaaaactgcagaaaattcTGG caTGGCATTATGAtgcaaaggaagagaaatggTGTGAAACCAGAGATGCCctcagcagaagaaagaaagaaaatcttggAATCAATGGGGAAGCCCTACTGA